A window from Lagopus muta isolate bLagMut1 chromosome 5, bLagMut1 primary, whole genome shotgun sequence encodes these proteins:
- the LRRC18 gene encoding leucine-rich repeat-containing protein 18: MAKGKGKGPKGKKITLKTAKNSIRISFDGGRRLDLSKMGITTFPKCILKLADVDELDLSRNMLKKIPNSIEKFQKLRWLDLHSNQLEELPKTVGTLQNLFYLNICNNKLTSKTLPEELNLLKNLRILNLGLNCLDSIPSTLGALKELKELGLFDNFLTTIPNSVKTLPRLQKLNAERNPFPESEKEEYIDPIKRVESLYLVQEKDLCCSCLKTCQEERDKLNKFKNTMSCPSKKLSFPLLLTPNSTAMDNQEQWRLKDKHL; encoded by the coding sequence ATGGccaagggaaaaggaaaaggtcctaaaggaaaaaaaatcaccttgaaaactgcaaaaaattCTATCAGGATCTCTTTTGATGGAGGCCGTCGTCTTGACTTAAGTAAGATGGGTATCACTACCTTTCCCAAATGCATTCTAAAACTGGCTGATGTGGATGAGCTTGATTTGAGTAGAAACATGCTAAAAAAGATCCCAAACAGCATTGAGAAGTTCCAGAAACTGCGCTGGCTGGACCTGCACAGCAATCAGCTAGAAGAGTTGCCCAAGACAGTAGGTACGCTTCAGAATCTTTTCTACCTGAATATATGTAACAACAAGCTGACCAGCAAAACCTTGCCAGAAGAGTTGAACCTTCTAAAAAACCTGCGTATTCTCAATCTTGGCTTGAACTGTCTTGACAGCATCCCCTCCACACTTGGGGCCCTGAAGGAACTTAAGGAGTTAGGTCTCTTTGACAACTTCTTGACCACTATCCCAAACAGTGTGAAAACGCTTCCCAGGCTCCAGAAACTGAATGCAGAAAGAAACCCTTTCCCTGAGTCAGAGAAAGAAGAGTACATTGACCCCATCAAGCGTGTAGAATCGCTTTACTTAGTACAAGAGAAAGACCTATGCTGTTCCTGCCTGAAGACCTGTCAGGAAGAAAGGGACAAACTAAACAAGTTTAAGAACACAATGTCCTGCCCCTCCAAGAAGCTCAGTTTCCCTTTACTCCTTACACCCAACTCCACTGCAATGGATAACCAAGAACAATGGAGATTGAAAGATAAACACCTCTGA